Proteins co-encoded in one Gossypium arboreum isolate Shixiya-1 chromosome 11, ASM2569848v2, whole genome shotgun sequence genomic window:
- the LOC108451406 gene encoding dirigent protein 15-like, whose protein sequence is MVLAWAMIFCLAIPPVYGQYYSKTIKVGGRVEKKTRLRFFYHDIPSGKNPTTVLLAQANITQDFFSPSPYSSLYAMDDPLTIGPERTSTTIGNAQGLYIALSRDPNKFTAVLYADFAFTTGRFNGSSFSLFSRYPPTDFVPSPDTICEMAIVGGRGAFKMAKGFALLRATSSNAKTGDASLEVNVTLYHY, encoded by the coding sequence ATGGTACTTGCATGGGCAATGATATTTTGCCTCGCCATACCACCAGTCTATGGCCAATACTACTCCAAAACTATTAAGGTAGGTGGTCGGGTGGAAAAGAAGACGCGACTCCGCTTCTTCTACCACGATATTCCCAGTGGCAAAAATCCTACTACAGTCCTGTTAGCTCAGGCCAACATCACCCAGGATTTCTTTTCCCCATCCCCATACAGCAGCTTGTATGCAATGGATGATCCCCTCACTATAGGGCCTGAACGAACATCCACCACCATCGGAAATGCCCAAGGGCTCTACATAGCATTAAGTCGAGATCCTAACAAGTTCACTGCAGTTTTATACGCGGATTTTGCTTTTACCACCGGCAGGTTCAATGGAAGCTCCTTCAGTTTGTTCTCACGATATCCCCCCACTGATTTTGTTCCTAGCCCCGACACAATTTGTGAAATGGCGATAGTGGGAGGAAGAGGTGCGTTTAAGATGGCCAAAGGGTTTGCCCTATTACGGGCCACTTCTTCCAACGCCAAGACTGGAGATGCTAGTCTCGAGGTCAATGTTACCTTGTACCATTACTAA